A genomic window from Halorubrum trapanicum includes:
- a CDS encoding DUF998 domain-containing protein, which produces MAPSAPSSADGRAGTDADSRSPEVGEFGRFAAAFGAVATLSALGGIALAVLLDPTFSWTADALSDLGVRDGSAAAFNWGLIGGGAAGVCYAAGLGRTGRPLRALLLALSMVAMAGVGVFDLTEPLHGPAAIGFYGLITQVFAVDGWVRRDELTGRVALAFAPVHVAVWATFAAGWWPVTGLALPELPGALMLAAWVWVVGPAPVVGAIRSSPGDPTDGH; this is translated from the coding sequence ATGGCGCCCTCCGCGCCCTCCTCAGCCGACGGTCGGGCCGGCACCGACGCGGACTCTCGTTCTCCCGAAGTCGGCGAATTCGGGCGTTTCGCGGCCGCGTTCGGCGCCGTCGCGACGCTCTCGGCGCTCGGCGGCATCGCGCTCGCGGTGCTCCTCGATCCGACCTTCTCGTGGACGGCCGACGCGCTCTCCGACCTGGGCGTCCGCGACGGGAGCGCCGCCGCGTTCAACTGGGGGCTGATCGGCGGCGGGGCGGCGGGCGTCTGCTACGCCGCGGGCCTCGGACGGACCGGTCGCCCGCTCCGGGCGCTCCTCCTCGCGCTGTCGATGGTCGCGATGGCCGGGGTCGGCGTCTTCGACCTCACCGAGCCGCTCCACGGACCGGCGGCGATCGGGTTTTACGGACTGATAACGCAGGTGTTCGCCGTCGACGGGTGGGTGAGGCGAGACGAGCTGACCGGCCGCGTCGCGCTCGCGTTCGCCCCGGTCCACGTCGCCGTCTGGGCGACGTTCGCCGCCGGGTGGTGGCCCGTGACCGGGCTCGCGCTCCCCGAGCTTCCGGGGGCGCTCATGCTCGCCGCGTGGGTCTGGGTCGTCGGGCCGGCACCGGTGGTCGGGGCGATTCGGTCTTCGCCCGGCGACCCGACCGACGGACACTAA
- the priS gene encoding DNA primase small subunit PriS: MDERTREYLRGRFGDYYRSVSLSLPPDANLREWGHIPWTPGSGTTMVRHQSLFDLGDVDTFFADNAPRHAYFSAARYDDPGAATMGQKGWRNADLVFDLDADHLPGVDPETTSYPEMLAACKEALLRLLDFIDDDFAFEDVTVVFSGGRGYHVHVRDESVRELDSEARREIVDYVRAIDLDTDNLIRTVSDRGTTKRVLRTEGGWGARVHEELVNYADNLREMDEDDAREKLMELDGIGEGRAETILGAFDRNPTAVREGNVEAGGPGVRRLVSALASRVAAADAAPIDEPVTTDTRRLIRLPGTLHGGSALVVTPLDRDEIDDFDPLRDAVPDRFVGREIRIETDADRTVELNGERVRVESGRNTVPEFAGAFLMARGEARKAPER, from the coding sequence ATGGACGAGCGGACCCGCGAGTACCTCCGGGGGCGGTTCGGCGACTACTACCGGTCGGTCTCGCTGTCGCTCCCGCCCGACGCGAACCTCCGCGAGTGGGGCCACATCCCGTGGACCCCCGGGTCGGGGACGACGATGGTCCGCCACCAGTCGCTGTTCGACCTCGGCGACGTCGACACGTTCTTCGCGGACAACGCCCCCCGCCACGCCTACTTCTCGGCCGCGCGCTACGACGATCCGGGCGCGGCGACGATGGGGCAGAAGGGGTGGCGGAACGCCGACCTCGTCTTCGACCTAGACGCCGACCACCTCCCCGGCGTCGACCCCGAGACCACCTCGTACCCGGAGATGCTGGCGGCGTGTAAAGAGGCCCTCCTGCGGCTGTTGGACTTTATCGACGACGACTTCGCGTTCGAGGACGTGACGGTCGTCTTCTCCGGCGGCCGCGGCTACCACGTCCACGTCCGCGACGAGAGCGTGCGGGAGCTGGACAGCGAGGCGCGCCGCGAGATCGTCGACTACGTGCGCGCGATCGACCTCGACACCGACAACCTGATCCGCACCGTCTCCGACCGGGGGACGACGAAGCGCGTCCTCCGGACGGAGGGCGGGTGGGGCGCGCGCGTCCACGAGGAACTGGTGAACTACGCCGACAACCTCCGCGAGATGGACGAGGACGACGCGAGAGAGAAGCTGATGGAGTTGGACGGCATCGGCGAGGGGCGCGCGGAGACGATCCTCGGCGCGTTCGACCGGAACCCGACCGCGGTCCGCGAGGGCAACGTGGAGGCCGGCGGCCCGGGCGTGCGACGGCTCGTCTCCGCGCTCGCCTCGCGCGTCGCCGCCGCCGACGCCGCGCCGATCGACGAGCCGGTGACCACCGACACCCGGCGGCTCATCCGGCTGCCGGGGACGCTCCACGGCGGCTCCGCCCTGGTCGTCACGCCGCTCGACCGCGACGAGATCGACGACTTCGACCCCCTGCGTGACGCGGTCCCGGACCGGTTCGTCGGCCGCGAGATCCGGATCGAGACGGACGCGGATCGGACGGTAGAATTAAACGGCGAGCGCGTCAGAGTTGAATCCGGTAGAAACACCGTGCCCGAGTTCGCGGGAGCCTTCCTGATGGCCCGCGGCGAGGCGCGGAAAGCCCCCGAACGATGA
- a CDS encoding PadR family transcriptional regulator — MYDLTGFQRDLLYVIAGLDEPHGLAIKEELEEYYEKEIHHGRLYPNLDTLVEKGLVEKGQRDRRTNYYTLTRRGRREIEARTDWEAEYIEH; from the coding sequence ATGTACGACCTCACAGGTTTTCAGCGAGACCTGCTCTACGTGATCGCGGGGCTCGACGAGCCGCACGGGCTGGCCATCAAGGAGGAGCTCGAAGAGTACTACGAGAAGGAGATCCACCACGGCCGCCTCTACCCGAACCTCGACACGCTCGTCGAGAAGGGGCTCGTCGAGAAGGGCCAGCGCGACCGCCGCACGAACTACTACACGCTGACCCGCCGCGGGCGCCGCGAGATCGAGGCCCGGACCGACTGGGAAGCCGAGTACATCGAGCACTGA
- the gatD gene encoding Glu-tRNA(Gln) amidotransferase subunit GatD — translation MQPGDRVRVERGGVTNEGVLLPSTTRDHLVVKLDGGYNVGIDRDEADVEVLESGVREVDPAADDGGDAASEITFDEDLPTVSLISTGGTIASTVDYRTGAVTAQFDAEDVLRAVPELAGRANYRGRVVANILSENMEPSIWRDLADAVAEEIEAGADGVVVMHGTDTMQYSASALSFMLDAPVPVVFTGSQRSADRPSSDNVMNAVCAVEAAKADHAETLVCMHASPSDDACALHRGTRVRKNHTSRRDAFETVGAAPLGLIDYEAAAEAGAEGDAADAAIEWRREPLPRGSAAQSVDLAPDLAPDVELVKFTPGMDPAAWAYLDEKDGVVIEGTGLGHVHTDLIPRIEDLVEGGAVVAMTSQCLDGRVCDRVYDTGRDLLDAGVVEAGDTLPGTAKVKLMWALANRSDPAEAMGRDLAGELTEESRPWG, via the coding sequence ATGCAACCGGGAGATCGCGTCCGCGTCGAGCGCGGGGGCGTCACCAACGAGGGCGTACTGCTCCCCTCCACGACGCGCGACCACCTCGTCGTCAAGCTCGACGGCGGTTACAACGTCGGTATCGACCGCGATGAAGCCGACGTCGAGGTGCTGGAGTCCGGCGTCCGCGAGGTCGACCCCGCGGCCGACGACGGCGGCGACGCCGCCTCGGAGATCACCTTCGACGAGGACCTGCCGACCGTCTCGCTCATCTCGACCGGCGGGACGATCGCCTCCACCGTCGACTACCGGACCGGCGCCGTCACGGCCCAGTTCGACGCCGAGGACGTCCTCCGCGCCGTCCCCGAGCTCGCCGGCCGCGCGAACTACCGCGGCCGCGTCGTCGCGAACATCCTCTCGGAGAACATGGAGCCGTCCATCTGGCGCGACCTCGCCGACGCGGTCGCCGAGGAGATCGAGGCGGGTGCCGACGGCGTCGTCGTGATGCACGGCACCGACACGATGCAGTACTCCGCCTCCGCGCTCTCGTTCATGCTCGACGCGCCCGTGCCGGTCGTGTTCACGGGGAGCCAGCGCTCCGCCGACCGCCCCTCCTCCGACAACGTGATGAACGCGGTGTGCGCCGTCGAGGCCGCGAAGGCCGACCACGCCGAGACGCTGGTGTGTATGCACGCGAGCCCCTCCGACGACGCCTGCGCGCTCCACCGCGGCACGCGCGTCCGCAAGAACCACACCTCCCGCCGGGACGCCTTCGAGACCGTCGGCGCCGCGCCCCTCGGCCTGATCGACTACGAGGCCGCCGCGGAGGCGGGCGCCGAGGGCGACGCGGCCGACGCCGCGATCGAGTGGCGCCGCGAGCCGCTCCCGCGCGGGAGCGCGGCGCAATCGGTCGACCTCGCGCCCGACCTCGCTCCCGACGTCGAGCTCGTCAAGTTCACGCCCGGGATGGATCCGGCGGCGTGGGCGTACTTAGACGAGAAGGACGGCGTCGTGATCGAGGGCACCGGGCTCGGCCACGTCCACACCGACCTCATCCCGCGGATCGAGGACCTCGTCGAGGGCGGCGCCGTCGTCGCGATGACGAGCCAGTGCCTCGACGGGCGGGTCTGCGACCGCGTGTACGACACCGGCCGCGACCTGCTGGACGCGGGCGTCGTCGAGGCCGGCGACACCCTCCCCGGCACCGCGAAGGTGAAGCTGATGTGGGCGCTCGCGAACCGCTCCGACCCCGCCGAGGCGATGGGCCGCGACCTCGCCGGCGAACTGACCGAGGAGTCGCGGCCCTGGGGATGA
- a CDS encoding GNAT family N-acetyltransferase translates to MTGAGGEFDVVVREARPADADAVSAFTRDTWGERHEDYIPRVFPEWAASDDPDRGTFVATLPPEAAEAGDLDGREPGDTHVEGEGDGAADAGAPEAVVGCIQSVLLSEWEAWGQGIRVDPAARGHGVGTALSEAALDWARERGATVCRNMVFSWNVMGLGQSRAVGFEPETEFRFAEPEPDPDALAAATADAAPADGDAVVPLDDPDPDAAWAFWSDSDARGRLRGLALDPGESWACSQLTRERLATAAAEDRLLAVADADALSGFAVRTRVTEREVDGETTRTATYGTAAWRDVDAAGALFDAVAADAAAADADGARVLIPETAEHVSDAAANRVAVAAEPDFVLCADLSGGR, encoded by the coding sequence ATGACGGGAGCTGGAGGCGAGTTCGACGTCGTCGTCCGCGAGGCGCGCCCCGCCGACGCCGACGCGGTCTCGGCGTTCACGCGGGACACCTGGGGCGAGCGCCACGAGGACTACATCCCCCGAGTGTTCCCGGAGTGGGCCGCCTCCGACGACCCCGACCGCGGCACCTTCGTCGCGACGCTCCCGCCGGAAGCCGCCGAGGCCGGCGACCTCGACGGCCGAGAACCGGGCGACACCCACGTCGAGGGCGAGGGCGACGGCGCCGCCGACGCGGGCGCCCCCGAGGCGGTCGTCGGCTGTATCCAGTCCGTGCTCCTCTCCGAGTGGGAGGCGTGGGGACAGGGGATCCGCGTCGACCCCGCGGCGCGCGGCCACGGCGTCGGCACCGCGCTCTCGGAGGCCGCGCTCGACTGGGCGCGCGAGCGCGGCGCGACCGTCTGCCGCAACATGGTGTTCTCGTGGAACGTCATGGGGCTCGGCCAGTCGCGCGCGGTCGGCTTCGAGCCCGAGACGGAGTTCCGGTTCGCGGAGCCGGAGCCCGACCCGGACGCGCTCGCCGCCGCGACCGCGGACGCCGCCCCCGCCGACGGCGACGCGGTCGTCCCCCTCGACGATCCCGACCCTGACGCGGCGTGGGCGTTCTGGAGCGACAGCGACGCCCGCGGCCGCCTGCGCGGGCTCGCGCTCGACCCCGGCGAGTCGTGGGCCTGCTCGCAGCTCACCCGCGAGCGGCTCGCGACCGCGGCCGCCGAGGACCGGCTGCTCGCGGTCGCCGACGCCGACGCACTCTCCGGGTTCGCGGTCCGGACCCGCGTGACGGAGCGCGAGGTCGACGGCGAGACGACGCGGACCGCGACGTACGGGACCGCCGCGTGGCGCGACGTCGACGCGGCGGGCGCGCTGTTCGACGCGGTCGCCGCCGACGCCGCCGCGGCCGACGCCGACGGCGCCCGCGTGCTGATCCCGGAGACGGCCGAGCACGTGAGCGACGCCGCCGCGAACCGCGTCGCGGTCGCGGCCGAGCCCGACTTCGTGCTGTGCGCGGACCTCTCCGGTGGGCGATGA
- a CDS encoding DUF6498-containing protein: MPALPLPDRLRALGRGRRPRALSVAVANLLPLVGVVALGWNAAALMTLYWFELGIASLWAVVRALFAGRPSEIEREVLLSGPLAQRRLGLSIPRTDLQVRFSSLLVLPIAAPILAVVWGVVGTLTVGVVVEEGTVPTVVDTVALATLALFVGEGATTLVEYFGRGEYRDHSAQTALTGVFARGAAVFLGALFTVTVVAVATLEGDTPISALDPSAIGLPLLLGIVAVKAAFDLGGLYGDRLAAFDESQALDLGFSYDPPAAEPVDGSLAAPVETVRQPPRARIAGALTTPLGHPGLWYLAALPALGAALFAIGGKWGAAAALAAAAVALPLVPAAIDHELRHGLVEYRAGDDALVARDRLSGATLWRVEAWDETDLRVERSGLDRRLDTETVAIELRDDEYRIPGVADPEPILDVFERRPDRPDG; this comes from the coding sequence ATGCCCGCCCTCCCCCTGCCCGACCGCCTGCGCGCGCTCGGTCGCGGCCGCCGGCCGCGCGCGCTCTCGGTCGCGGTCGCCAACCTGCTCCCGCTCGTCGGCGTCGTCGCGCTCGGCTGGAACGCGGCCGCGCTGATGACGCTGTACTGGTTCGAGCTCGGGATCGCGTCCCTCTGGGCCGTCGTCCGCGCGCTGTTCGCCGGGCGCCCCTCCGAGATCGAGCGCGAGGTCCTGCTCTCCGGCCCGCTCGCGCAGCGGCGGCTCGGGCTGTCGATCCCGCGGACCGACCTTCAGGTCCGGTTCTCCTCGCTGCTCGTCCTCCCGATCGCCGCGCCGATCCTCGCGGTCGTCTGGGGGGTCGTCGGCACGCTCACGGTCGGCGTCGTCGTCGAGGAGGGGACGGTCCCGACCGTCGTCGACACGGTCGCGCTCGCGACGCTCGCACTCTTCGTCGGTGAGGGGGCGACGACGCTCGTCGAGTACTTCGGCCGCGGCGAGTACCGCGACCACAGCGCGCAGACCGCGCTCACGGGCGTGTTCGCCCGCGGTGCGGCGGTATTCCTCGGCGCGCTGTTCACCGTCACCGTCGTCGCCGTGGCGACGCTCGAAGGCGACACGCCGATCTCGGCGCTCGACCCCTCCGCGATCGGACTCCCCCTCCTGCTCGGGATCGTCGCGGTGAAGGCCGCGTTCGACCTCGGGGGGCTGTACGGCGACCGACTGGCGGCCTTCGACGAGTCGCAGGCGCTCGACCTGGGCTTCTCCTACGACCCGCCCGCGGCGGAGCCCGTCGACGGCTCGCTCGCAGCGCCGGTCGAGACGGTCCGCCAGCCCCCTCGCGCGCGGATCGCGGGAGCGCTGACGACCCCGCTCGGCCACCCGGGGCTGTGGTACCTCGCCGCGCTCCCCGCGCTCGGCGCCGCGCTGTTCGCGATCGGCGGGAAGTGGGGCGCCGCCGCCGCCCTCGCCGCGGCCGCGGTCGCGCTCCCGCTCGTGCCCGCCGCGATCGACCACGAGCTCCGGCACGGACTCGTCGAGTACCGCGCCGGCGACGACGCGCTGGTCGCCCGCGACCGCCTGTCCGGGGCGACGCTGTGGCGCGTCGAAGCGTGGGACGAGACCGACCTCCGGGTGGAGCGAAGCGGACTCGACCGCCGACTGGACACGGAGACCGTCGCCATCGAGCTCCGCGACGACGAGTACCGGATTCCGGGTGTCGCCGACCCCGAGCCGATACTCGACGTCTTCGAGCGGCGGCCGGACCGGCCGGACGGTTAG
- a CDS encoding HPP family protein, with protein MRRRLGTSVYAGLLFTVLGLVAWATGQPFVFPSLGPSAFVLAFDRRSERERAVRVVGSHLIGGVTGLAAWTVIADGAALTATPPAFSPAGFRLTASAVLSLVATSWAMIATDWVHPPACATTLIVSLGLLSTPAEVAIIVASVTVLVAFHAAVILAFKRLVGDAHPLYGRDKGGGGGGPS; from the coding sequence ATGCGCCGCCGCCTCGGGACGAGCGTCTACGCCGGCCTGCTGTTCACCGTTCTCGGTCTGGTGGCGTGGGCGACCGGCCAGCCGTTCGTCTTCCCGAGCCTCGGCCCGTCGGCGTTCGTGCTCGCGTTCGACCGCCGGAGCGAGCGCGAGCGCGCCGTCCGCGTGGTCGGGAGCCACCTGATCGGCGGCGTCACCGGGCTCGCGGCGTGGACGGTCATCGCGGACGGCGCCGCGCTCACGGCGACGCCGCCCGCCTTCTCCCCCGCGGGGTTCCGGCTGACCGCGAGCGCGGTCCTCTCGCTCGTGGCGACCAGCTGGGCGATGATCGCGACCGACTGGGTCCACCCGCCGGCGTGCGCGACGACGCTCATCGTCTCGCTCGGCCTGCTCTCGACGCCCGCCGAGGTGGCGATCATCGTCGCGAGCGTGACCGTCCTCGTCGCCTTCCACGCCGCCGTGATCCTCGCGTTCAAGCGCCTCGTCGGGGACGCGCACCCGCTGTACGGGCGGGACAAAGGGGGAGGCGGCGGCGGTCCGAGCTAA
- a CDS encoding A24 family peptidase — protein sequence MFATLPDLLRLLVVPVFAWAAIRDVRTRRLPNRLWPPLYLFGGLLLVWEAVSLWPFAGFDGRVFLVRAAISLLFVAPLGYAFWYLGAFGGADAKAMIALAVLFPTFPAYEVGGVVLPLVDTDVGVFSLTILTNTVLLGLAYPVGLAALNLVRGEASRSMFFARPVATDSLPDRHGRLFEDPDGPTRSGLDLDALRMYLRWRGFTLAELRAIPDDCRDPDSVGETFNPTDGGTHVGPRTDGGRAVDAEADSTSDAEAAEGAAGDRDLGDPWAAERFLDDIDHGAYGTDAATLRDGLDVVARADRVLVSPGMPFVVPMAVGLVVSLTFGDALFAVLGAVGLV from the coding sequence ATGTTCGCGACGCTGCCGGACCTCCTCCGACTGCTCGTCGTCCCGGTCTTCGCGTGGGCGGCGATCCGGGACGTCCGGACCCGGCGCCTCCCGAACCGGCTGTGGCCGCCGCTGTACCTGTTCGGCGGGCTGCTTCTGGTCTGGGAGGCCGTCTCGCTGTGGCCGTTCGCGGGGTTCGACGGGCGGGTGTTCCTCGTGCGGGCCGCGATCAGCCTGCTGTTCGTCGCGCCGCTCGGCTACGCCTTCTGGTACCTCGGCGCGTTCGGCGGCGCCGACGCCAAGGCGATGATCGCGCTCGCGGTGCTCTTCCCGACGTTCCCGGCCTACGAGGTCGGCGGGGTCGTCCTCCCGCTCGTCGACACCGACGTCGGCGTGTTCTCGCTGACGATCCTCACGAACACGGTGCTTCTGGGCCTCGCGTACCCGGTCGGACTCGCCGCGCTCAACCTCGTCCGCGGCGAGGCCTCGCGGAGCATGTTCTTCGCGCGCCCGGTCGCGACCGACTCGCTGCCCGACCGGCACGGTCGATTGTTCGAGGACCCGGACGGCCCGACTCGGAGCGGTCTCGACCTGGACGCGCTCCGGATGTACCTCCGCTGGCGGGGATTCACGCTCGCGGAGCTGCGGGCGATTCCCGACGACTGCCGCGACCCCGATTCGGTCGGCGAGACGTTCAACCCGACCGACGGCGGCACTCACGTCGGGCCGCGGACCGACGGGGGACGCGCGGTCGACGCGGAAGCCGACTCGACGAGCGACGCGGAGGCGGCGGAAGGCGCCGCCGGCGACCGCGACCTCGGCGATCCGTGGGCGGCCGAGCGCTTCCTCGACGACATCGATCACGGGGCCTACGGCACCGACGCGGCGACGCTCCGCGACGGCCTCGACGTCGTCGCCCGCGCGGACCGCGTGCTGGTCTCGCCCGGGATGCCGTTCGTCGTCCCGATGGCGGTCGGCCTCGTCGTCTCCCTGACGTTCGGCGACGCGCTGTTCGCGGTGCTCGGCGCGGTCGGGCTGGTGTGA
- the dnaG gene encoding DNA primase DnaG, which translates to MKDTEKYLIHATIAADGVVERSDVVGAVFGQTEGLLGDELDLRDLQESSRVGRIDVSVESENGQSFGEVTVASSLDKVETAILAAALETIDRIGPCHASVEVTSIEDVRAAKRREVVERAKELIAGGFEETSLASSDVLDEVRDAARVEGIVDYEGLPAGPRVGDSDAVIVVEGRADVLTLLDCGIKNAVAVEGTNVPESVADLTADRTVTAFLDGDRGGELILRELAQVGEVDYVAFAPPGESVEDLDRDAVFEALRGKVPYASLADAADLRAAASDEEIADGDDPGSVARVGDGGAVPDDSSDDDSAGPSTRSAASPDIEPETESDESEPSESEGSEARDAATETGDPPPADGTSEAPEPESTPTDEDELDSTPDTDAASTVEPDTDADLESESDECAEADRDEAAGTERDGESDEPGSMAAHVDEVVDGETGRARLLDDGFEVLSEVDAAEAFDAVEGTEPAPHAVVVDGTVDQRLLDVAAQRGVGDLVGRDLGEFVKRPVGTRVLAADDVWAGN; encoded by the coding sequence ATGAAAGACACAGAAAAATACCTGATACACGCCACCATCGCGGCCGACGGCGTCGTCGAGCGGAGCGACGTCGTCGGGGCGGTGTTCGGCCAGACGGAGGGGTTGCTCGGCGACGAGCTGGACCTCCGCGACCTCCAGGAGTCCTCGCGCGTCGGCCGGATCGACGTCTCCGTCGAGTCCGAGAACGGCCAGTCGTTCGGGGAGGTCACCGTCGCGTCGAGCCTGGACAAAGTAGAGACCGCCATTCTGGCGGCCGCGCTGGAGACGATCGATCGCATCGGTCCCTGTCACGCCTCGGTCGAGGTGACGAGCATCGAGGACGTGCGGGCGGCCAAGCGCCGCGAGGTCGTCGAGCGCGCCAAGGAGCTCATCGCCGGCGGCTTCGAGGAGACGAGCCTCGCGAGCAGCGACGTGTTAGACGAGGTGCGCGACGCCGCGCGCGTCGAGGGCATCGTCGACTACGAGGGGCTCCCGGCGGGCCCCCGCGTCGGCGACTCCGACGCCGTCATCGTCGTCGAGGGGCGCGCGGACGTGCTCACGCTGCTCGACTGCGGGATCAAGAACGCCGTCGCGGTCGAGGGGACGAACGTCCCGGAGTCGGTTGCCGACCTGACCGCCGACCGGACCGTCACCGCGTTCCTCGACGGCGACCGCGGCGGCGAGCTCATCCTCCGCGAGCTCGCCCAGGTGGGCGAGGTCGACTACGTCGCGTTCGCGCCGCCCGGCGAGTCCGTCGAGGACCTCGACCGGGACGCCGTCTTCGAGGCGCTCCGCGGGAAGGTGCCGTACGCCAGCCTCGCGGACGCCGCCGACCTCCGAGCCGCAGCGAGCGACGAGGAGATCGCCGACGGCGACGACCCCGGGTCGGTCGCCCGCGTCGGCGACGGCGGGGCGGTCCCGGACGACTCCTCGGACGACGACTCGGCCGGACCGTCGACCCGGTCGGCCGCCTCGCCCGATATCGAGCCGGAGACCGAATCGGACGAGTCCGAACCGTCAGAGTCCGAAGGGTCCGAAGCGCGCGACGCGGCGACCGAGACCGGCGATCCGCCCCCGGCCGACGGAACGAGCGAAGCGCCGGAGCCGGAGTCGACGCCGACCGACGAGGACGAGCTCGACTCGACGCCCGACACCGACGCGGCCTCAACCGTCGAACCCGACACGGACGCCGATCTGGAATCAGAATCCGACGAGTGCGCCGAAGCCGACCGCGACGAAGCCGCCGGGACAGAGCGCGACGGCGAGTCCGACGAACCGGGATCGATGGCGGCGCATGTCGACGAGGTCGTCGACGGGGAGACCGGCCGTGCGCGGCTCCTCGACGACGGATTCGAGGTTCTCAGCGAGGTCGACGCCGCGGAGGCGTTCGACGCGGTCGAGGGCACAGAGCCCGCGCCGCACGCCGTGGTCGTCGACGGGACCGTCGACCAGCGGCTGCTCGACGTGGCCGCCCAGCGCGGCGTCGGCGACCTGGTCGGCCGCGACCTCGGCGAGTTCGTGAAGCGGCCGGTCGGGACGCGCGTCCTCGCCGCGGACGACGTCTGGGCCGGGAATTAA
- a CDS encoding DUF3311 domain-containing protein, producing MTRSRSDLVWIPTFAILVAFAVPWPLWGVDRVVAGLPVWIWWHVAWLGLCAVLFALFVRSGAWERGMGQRPGDDAAGVDAATSGDPVDPTGGDRR from the coding sequence ATGACGCGTTCACGCAGCGATCTCGTGTGGATACCGACGTTCGCAATCCTCGTCGCGTTCGCGGTGCCGTGGCCACTGTGGGGGGTCGACCGCGTCGTCGCGGGGCTGCCGGTGTGGATCTGGTGGCACGTGGCGTGGCTCGGGCTGTGCGCAGTCCTGTTCGCGCTGTTCGTCCGGAGCGGCGCGTGGGAGCGCGGGATGGGGCAGCGACCGGGCGACGATGCTGCGGGCGTCGACGCCGCGACTAGCGGCGACCCGGTAGACCCAACTGGGGGTGACCGCCGGTGA
- a CDS encoding sodium:solute symporter, whose translation MTLGVVVGYLVVALALGLVAYRVSETTAEDYYLASRSIGTLVLLFTTFATLLSAFTFFGGPNLAYAAGPEWLIVMGTLDGVLFAVLWYVIGYKQWLIGARNGYVTLGEMLGDRFGSTGLRALVAAVSLLWLFPYVMLQQMGAGEALVGLTDGAVPYWGGAALITAFMILYVAVAGLRGVAWTDTLQGLFMLSVVWLAAAWVVSALGGVGAATEGMLAARPEFGSFGGGTYSVGFIVSTAITIAFGVTMFPQINQRFFVAKSATTLKRSFALWPVLVLLLFVPAFMLGAWAAGTPVTVPENANVLPVVLNEYAPTWLAAVVVAGAMAAMMSSSDSMLLSGSSYFTRDLYRPLIDADASERREAWIARIGVAAFAALAFVASLFRPGTLIEVGDTAFSGFALLALPVICALYWPRTTRTGMIVGVAVPQAIYLAVVLSAVVGAVPTLPRTVAGGWDVALGLMVLSGVLTVGVSLVTAPSEESDASRFAVAGD comes from the coding sequence GTGACGCTCGGCGTCGTCGTCGGGTACCTCGTCGTCGCGCTCGCGCTCGGGCTGGTCGCGTACCGCGTCTCGGAGACGACCGCCGAGGACTACTACCTCGCGAGCCGGTCGATCGGCACGCTCGTGCTGCTGTTCACGACGTTCGCGACCCTCCTGTCCGCGTTCACCTTCTTCGGCGGTCCGAACCTCGCGTACGCGGCGGGCCCCGAGTGGCTGATCGTGATGGGGACGCTGGACGGGGTGCTGTTCGCGGTGCTGTGGTACGTGATCGGCTACAAGCAGTGGCTGATCGGCGCCCGCAACGGTTACGTGACGCTCGGCGAGATGCTCGGCGACCGGTTCGGCTCGACCGGGCTGCGCGCGCTGGTCGCCGCCGTGAGCCTCCTGTGGCTGTTCCCGTACGTGATGCTCCAGCAGATGGGCGCCGGCGAGGCGCTCGTCGGGCTCACGGACGGCGCGGTCCCCTACTGGGGCGGCGCGGCGCTCATCACGGCGTTCATGATCCTCTACGTCGCCGTCGCGGGGCTCCGCGGCGTGGCGTGGACGGACACGCTCCAGGGGCTGTTCATGCTCTCCGTCGTCTGGCTCGCGGCCGCGTGGGTCGTCTCGGCGCTCGGCGGCGTCGGCGCCGCGACCGAGGGGATGCTGGCGGCCCGGCCCGAGTTCGGGTCCTTCGGCGGCGGGACCTACTCGGTCGGGTTCATCGTCTCCACGGCGATCACCATCGCGTTCGGGGTGACGATGTTCCCGCAGATCAACCAGCGGTTCTTCGTCGCGAAGTCGGCGACGACGCTGAAGCGGTCGTTCGCGTTATGGCCCGTGCTGGTGCTGCTCCTCTTCGTCCCCGCGTTCATGCTCGGCGCGTGGGCGGCGGGCACCCCGGTGACCGTCCCGGAGAACGCGAACGTGCTCCCGGTCGTGTTGAACGAGTACGCGCCGACGTGGCTCGCCGCGGTCGTCGTCGCCGGCGCGATGGCCGCGATGATGTCCTCGTCGGACTCGATGCTGCTCTCGGGGTCGTCGTACTTCACCCGGGACCTCTACCGCCCGCTGATCGACGCGGACGCCTCCGAGCGCCGCGAGGCGTGGATCGCGCGGATCGGCGTGGCGGCGTTCGCGGCGCTGGCGTTCGTCGCGAGCCTGTTCCGCCCCGGGACGCTGATCGAGGTCGGCGACACCGCATTCTCCGGGTTCGCACTGCTCGCGCTCCCCGTGATCTGCGCGCTCTACTGGCCTCGGACGACGCGCACCGGGATGATCGTCGGCGTCGCGGTCCCGCAGGCGATCTACCTCGCGGTGGTGCTTTCCGCGGTCGTCGGCGCCGTCCCGACGCTGCCCCGTACCGTCGCCGGCGGCTGGGACGTGGCGCTCGGGCTGATGGTCCTGTCCGGCGTGCTCACGGTGGGCGTGTCGCTCGTGACCGCGCCGAGCGAGGAGAGCGACGCCTCGCGGTTCGCGGTGGCCGGGGACTGA